The segment CAAAGTATActatgtttttaatttatatgccTCAGGAATCTAGAGGATTCATGGTTAGGTCCTTGGAGATGCTTGCTTTTGGGGGAATTGTCAGAATGTGAGCTCTTGGATTCTCTAGTAAAGAAACTcgatgatcattttaaatgtaaaGCTGGAGCAGATGTTCATGAAAGTCTTCTAAAAGTAATTCTTGGAGGTGCGAAGTACGCTTGTGAGAAAGAAAATTGCACTTCTCAGATGGTTATAAATAAAGGGTGTCACCTACATGGAGGGGGTCATGGAAAATCCAAAGCATTATGTAAGACATCTACGGAAGTTGAAAGTCTCTGTGATTCAGTATACAAGTCTATAATTGACAAAGCCCAAGAGATAGAAGAGACTGAATCCGTGAGTAGAAGACCAGTTATTCTTGTTTTGGATCTTGAGGTGCAGGTGAGTTTACTTTTGTCCTTGCTTGTTATTCTTTTAGTATTGGTTGCTTGAGGAGTTCTGATTCAACTTTGTGCTTCATTAATTCTGAAGTTCCTTATATGAAGTCCTCCCATGCTTCGAGAAGTTGCAATTTGTGAAATGATAGATTTTGTTAAATATTGCAATTTGTGAAATGTGCAATTGTTGTATTGCATAAGCCTATTATTGTGCATAGTTTACATAGTTGTGCTGCAAGTGTTTGAACTTCTCCAAGTTGGAAAAGTTCCTCTGCTAATTggcaaaattctttttaatgttCCCTAATTGGTTGAAATCTAGTAAAACTCTTTAAACAGAAGGTTTtggtaagaaaaataatgatgacTTCTGCAGATGCTTCCTTGGGAGAACCTACCGGTATTAAGAAACCAGCAGGTTTATCGCATGCCTTCAGTTAGCAGCATTAGAGCAACGCTGATCAAATGTTGCCAAGATCAACAGCAAGTTCAGAAGGGGGGATCTCCTATGAAACAAGGGGTTCCATTATCACCTTCCATTCCACTGATTGATCCAATGGATTCCTATTATCTTTTGAATCCAAGTGGAGATCTGAGCAGTACACAGTGTGAATTTGAAAACTGGTTCAGAGATCAGGATTTTGAGGTACTTCTCCACTTCAGTCCtggacttttttttaaaaaaaaaaaaatttcgatgacaagggaaacccgcagccgctaccctttgggtgcgcacaggaTAAAATCCCCTCTCCTATGCAATAGATCTCAAACCACATATGAGAGGTAACCCAAACTAGGCAAGCCTGGTGCAACAAGCTCGACCTAGAAGGCAAACCCTTtgctggcaaggggtttcgaacttgagacctccaacatggaagtcccaagctcaaaccactggGATCAGAAcagtaaaagaaagaaaatcctTAGACTAGGTATCACATTTTGCCTTTTCGGAACGTGCATATATGTGAAAGgttcatctatatatattatatatatactctaCATAAGTTAAGCTTTTTATGTTCCTTCCCTTTTTTATGATTGCTAAAACAGGCCTATTATGTTTCATGAATTTCAACTGAATATTGAGATGTATGTATCCTTAAATGGTGGGAGGAAAGACTAGGAAAAAGTAGTTTATTTCAGTGGGAACTGCAGTGGTTCAATTATTCTAGTTTGTTTCCACTGATATATACTATCTTATAACTATGAATAATTAGGACAATTAATCTTATTAGTCAATCAGCCAACTAatttcactgggtatgttgttgttgctcccttaaaaaacaacatatatacatacacacatataATAATCATGAACTAAGAAACAATTCTGAATTCATAGTTGTTAACCATGTCTTTCCCTTTATTAAAAATGACCATTATTATCTTATATGCAAAAGTAGTTCTGGTAATATTTGGAGTGTATAACCATAACGTGATGTTAAATGTGGTTTGTCAGATGCCCCTTCCTAGGATATGTTAAACAAAAGCATTTAACTTCTTTGTGCAGGGGAAGTGTGGAACTGCACCAGCTGTAGAAGAATTAGCTGAGGCATTGAAGAGTCATGATCTTTTTATTTACTTTGGCCATGGAAGCGGTACGCTCAAATTTAAACTGAATGATGATATTATCATGGTTCATTAGTTTTTACATGCTCGTTTAGGAATAATATATGTTGCTATGCTGGTATTTCAGGAGCACAATATATCCCTGAGCATGAGGTGAAAAAACTAGAGAGTTGTGCTGCTACTCTGCTTATGGGGTGCAGCAGTGGATCACTTTATCTGCATGGATGTTATGCTCCTCGAGGTGTTCCCCTGTGCTATCTATTCGCAGGTTCACCAGTTATAGTAGCTAATTTATGGGAAGTGACAGACAAGGATATTGACAGATTTGGGAAGAGCATGCTTGATGCTATTTTGAGAGAAAGATCAAATGTTTGTGATCAATGTGATACGCTTTCAGATAAACTTGAGTCGTTAAAAATTAGTGATAGAAAAAGAAGTGAAAGGGTAAAGACAAAGAAAGATACAACAGCTGATTTGTGTAATTACAATATATCTACTAACCACTGTAACCATAGACCAAAGATTGGATCGTTCATGGGGCAAGCTCGAGAGGCATGCACTCTCCCTTTTTTGATAGGAGCAGCCCCAGTTTGTTATGGTGTCCCCACAggaataataaacaaaaaagatttgtagtattattgttatgtcatattacttattctttatcaatttaaatatcGTGTTCCCTTTCTTAAAATCTGACTAGAGATGAGATATTCACATTACCGTTGTAAATGCAATCAGtgtcaattaaatatttaattcagTTTTGAATGTGACTTTGATTCAGATTGATGTGAAGAGTGTTTCCTTTGTCCTCCAATGCAATTACTCAGATCAGATGGCACAAAACAgttttcactatttttattatgtgAAACAAGGAAAACTATCTTCTGTTTTTGCTGTCCAGGCAGACGACTCTCAAGGCCCAATCTCCTTAACATGTCCACGATTCAAGTTTCAACACCAGATGTAAATAACATTCATACAAGTTGAAATGTTGAACAAGATATGAAAAATGTACATCAGAAATTGCATTAATTAATACAAGAATTGACAGATAAATGTTCAAAAGACAGAAAAAGGAAATTACAAACTACAAATCACAGTGAAACTGAACTTTCTTCAAGTGCCCGCCAATTTTTCTGAGCCATCCTACAATCTACCATGTATCAAACATCAATCTGAGGCAGATGTGCATGAGAATGTTAGAGCACAGTTAAATCCTAGACTAAgacctataattatttcttttttcacaaTTTCAAACATACACAAATTACATCTATCTCCGACCTGCATTGGCCTCTCTACGTCTTCGTCTCCTCCCAGACCGACCCAAGAGGACTCTACCTTCACGACGAAGCCGCCCAACTAGTGACATACCACTATCATCATTATCACCCCCACTATTCTCACTGTCATCATCAGAGTACTCAAAACCACCAATTGGGAGGTTTCGGTCAACTCCACCAGCACCTATATCCAAAGTGTCACTTATCTCCCTCTCGTGCCGCCTCATAACCCGATTTGACCCAATATTCCCTGCTGAACCAAAAGCCtgcaaaaacagaaacacattCATCAAGTTGCGATCGATGCCCATTCCAAAACCTTCATTCTCATTCATCATCTCATTCGCATCAAAACCCTCTTCATCATCTGAATCAAAACCATAATGACTTCCTTCTATCACATAATCACCAAAAACCACAGCCCCTGGCATAGAAGAAGTTATAGTGCTGATAACATCATCCCTCTCTCGTTCCCTCTCAAGCCTTGTCCATTTTTGTTCAAGAAGAGGATCTACCTCACGTGGTCTAGCACAGGGGTGCTCTGCCTTAACATGTTTTCGTATCTCCTTGTAGCTTCCAACAAACGAGCAATCATCCTGCATGCAGCTACGCTTCTTCAAATTTAGATACTCTCTTGCAGGTTCAACCACAGTCCATCCCTTCACCTGGCCTCTACATAGTGGGCAAGCAACTTCTGAGACCTCGCTTTTCTCAGAAGGCCAAGTAGAAAATGGTTCAGCAGTTGGAGGATCAGTAGCACCCTGCACGGGTTGATTATTATCTGGCAGTATTGCTTTAGTGTAGGCTTTCTTGTACTGATCGAGGCAGTTTGAATAGCGCAAGCTAGTTCCACACATGTAGGGGCGGCAACCTTTGTCATGAGAGGAACACAGGAGAAGCACAGCATTATGGGGATATTCCATGCATACAGAACATGTTGCATCTTCCCAGTCTTTCTTCTCAAAGATTTTAGAGCATTTCTTTTGGTGAACAAGTTCAGAATGGTCAGCAGATGGCAAAGGGTATGGGGTGGCCCTGCATCGTCGAGAACCATTCCTACGTCGTCCTGTGGTCCCTTTCGCCATTTTCTAAACAGATCTGCATGAATAGAACATCAATAATTTAGCATGATTGCACTAAATTAGAAAGAGAGAGTGACTGCATCCGTTATCTGAGGATCAGTAAGGAAATAAAAGTAGGATAGACCTTTCACGAGAGAGTAACAGAGGAAATAATAGGGGTGTTAGCTCCATCACTGAACTGCAGGATAAAGAGCACTACGCTAATAGAGAGATCATGCAGTCTGATAATTCAATACTACATCATACCAGTCAACTATGACCTCAATCCCAAAGTAGTTGGACTTAGCTATATGAACACTTTAAATCAATTAAGCTTTATCTGAAGCTAATATTCAGAGCATAGTCAAATTTCACAATGACTTGATTACCGAAAATAAAGTTCTATGAATTAAATCTAGTCAAAAGCAACTTAGACTTATCTTCTAGAATTCTGAGTCAGCATAACTGGGTATATGGCCATACTATGTTGGTAGGTAAAAATACTTGACATGCATTCAGACCAACTACATGAGAATGATTAGAGGCATCAGGAAAGTAACCCCTGGGTCTATTCTCCCTAATAAAAAAACTAGGGATGGCAAATACATTTCATTGAATTTGATCACAGAAGAGTGAAGATAAGGAAAAAGCTTAGGAAATGAAATAAAGCAACCCAGCTGCTACTGTCCTTCCTTCCCTGCCATCCTATTCTGTTCCTTTTTACTTTATGCTCAGGAGTCATCAACTTAAAATTCTCAAATTCCAccctcaaaaaaaaaagtgtagtGAAGGATTCAAACCAAGTCaagaccaaagaaaataacatCTCCATGCCAAAAAGACAAAACAGAAGACAGACCGGAGAACACCCATTCGCATCAGGAAGACAAATACAGACTTTTCCAACATGCGCATAAAGTCAATCCAACTCAAGGAGGAATAGTCTCTAAAGGTATATTATCCCACACACACCACCATCACCACCACATGAGTTATGGGAGGAACTCCCTTGTCAACAATTCCTTAAAGCCACAGATCTGATAATAAGTGAACtgccaccccaccccaccccccaaaaTTCTAGCTCAAACGCCAAAAAATACACTCATTAACTAGTCTGATCAATTGAATTATAACAATGATAATCAGACTATCATAAAAAGTAAGGCCAGATGAGGAGGAGAAAATGAAGAATTCAGAACTGGGGAATCCAGGCACTGTTAAAAGCCATGGAAACACCTCTTATCACAATCAAATAGAAGATCAGACCACACAATCACATTGTACCAATGACAAGACGTTACCCATACACATAAAGATCAAATTTTGCATTAGCTTAGACAGAATCCTCTTAGGCAATTGTAATTCAGATGAATGAACAACCAACTTGACCTCCATTGTTTCCCCAGAAAAATCAATCAACAACCCAGTTGAGAAAAACACCTCACAATAACAGATACCCAAACACCAAGAATGAAGACATACCCACCTACAAGCTAAATTGATCAAAAAACGAAAAGGCTAATACTCATACCCACCTTGAGTTTCGAGCAAATCTGGAtccaaaaatgattattgtGAGCAGCAAAAAGGTACACGCTAACTATATATGCACACACCGCGATAGAGTTCAACTCCCACCTATCTACCTACTACTTAAGCAAAGATAGGTTCAGAAAATGCATCTAATACACGAAACAACGTGCCCCAGCAGAACAAAATCACGCGAGAATACAGATAACAAAACGAATAAATTAATAGCAATAATTCAAAAGCTCAGTACagcaaacaattatttaaataacataaaaacaaagCCAAGCACATGACTCTCCTTGACCTTTTCTAATCACCTCCATCAATCTCAGATTCACCACTAATTTTATCCAATTATCAAATCCATCGATTGTCCCATTATCCCCTTATATCCCACAATCACCAAACctccaaaaattcataaaaataagcaaaaaataCATCATTCTTACCGGTAAAAAAAATCCCAATTGATTAAAACTGGAGTACGAATGAATAGGCAACAAAAAGGACGCTTAAAGGTGAAAGAAAGAGAGATAAAGCTAGGGTTTTCTCGTAAAAAGGAGAGAGATCTGTGAGAGAATTTCACTTTTAGAGCGCGGGCATTGAAAAATGATATAGAAAAAATTTGGGGATTTTGGATTTGGAGGAGAGAGAAAGTAAAAAAAGCGAAAAAGAAGGGGAAATggtagagagagaaaattcatGGGATTCGTGGAGTCATTTCTACGCTACTCTTTTTCTCCTCTCGACGGCAGTTAGGTGGCGGTTTCACTCGCGCCTTCGGAAACTGATATTCACGCGACTATTATTTTCTATACATGtgatttatatctttttttatgatagcttcctaattattttttttattttcttgtaaaatattaaatgatttttaaaaaaaaaaacattgatgaggaaaaaaattaaaattaaaataattaaaaataaaatgaaataattaaaaagaatacaaatattCACAATTTCAAAACGTTAAGTGTGAAATTGCAACAGACGAAAaatgatcatcataatcattAATAACGATGGCGATTTTGTCACCTATAACCATTAATAATGATAAACCAAATAATTGGACTTTGTTGAAAAATAACACAAAGAgatattaaatgaaattattaaacTCCGTGTTTGtcttttttatatgatttttcacTTTAGTAGTTTtgaatcaaattatattttttaaaaaaatattttaaaatttataatttaaaataaatgataaaaaaatttattgataaaataaaaatatattatccttTTTAAtatcaactaaataaattatataaattgagataGAAGAAATACGTAATTGCTTGAGAGTGAAGGCCACGCATGATGACTGGTTAGATGATTGGTATTGCCATTAGTTTGAGACGTGAGGTGTTTCATCAAACATTGGGAATCGTGACTACTAGGCTAGATGACACGTCAGCTTTAATTTTCCGGAGGTACTAaagcatatttttattttaatgttttttgataaaaaaaaattcagatgaaattaataattttaaatagcaATATAGCAATACTGAGTAATGATTTTTGAGTAGCGTTTGTACAAAGACAAATAagaaacattaaaatatgtccATGTAATTTAAGCTTGTACGAGAAAATCATTTCTTTATtatacattattcatttcacaaaattataaaataatttagttttgtCGTATGGCTATAAAATGATAATGCAAGATGTTGTGGTGTAATAGTGGAAGATGATATATTTTTCCAACAAAGAAAttcataatagaaaaataaaaatttaaaacctccatttttcaatttttttttcgaaaGACTAATGGAAATGTATTTTGAAACCAAAAGGCTCAttccatattttttatatatatatatggggtaatttcaaaaatattgggttaaaatgttaaaactaattattaaccttttttatgatttataatattatgtcTTTACCTATGTATTTGACGAttatttcatcatcaaataGAAAGCCAGTCTATTTTGTTCACCTCCTCTCTTTTTTTCCAACTTGGGCACAATATGTCAAAACATTAACATCAAAAACTAggttaatcatataatatacttaattcaataaaattttggTGTAATCCTTTGCTTTTTACTATTATCTTCTTTTGGTTTAATCATTCGATATTCAAGACCTAtcgatttaattaatttatatattgagTAAAGTTCACTTAGAACAagtttttttgataaaaattttaattaaaagaaaaatctctATCAaatctcatttcttattttattttgttttatttgtgtCTTATCAACTAGGCAATTCTAGTCCCAAGTTCCAGctattatagaaaaaaaattcaattaaaattaattataaatatagatTGATCAAAACATTATGGAAGAGTTGAGAGatataaaggaaaaatagagTCTAGAACTCTAGAGTTTTCCTACTTGAGTAGGATTATTTATTACCATCTCATGGGCAAGTTGTATAGCCATATATACTATTGCTCAGATAATATTTGTTCATTAATTTCGGATCaaactttttaaaatcaatctttcaatatttgttggattatgaaatttgattttcttttaaattcaaTCTTTAAATATTATCAGATCAGATTTTGAAATTTCTACTCATagaatttaagattttattcaAGTAACATGCATgcataaaaataactttaaatttcaaaaattataagtcCAATAACTCATTTTATTACGAAAATTGATGGTTGAATGTTGCTGAATTGAGAATATAATTTTACCTAATATCTGATACACATCCACAGTGACAACATACTTACCACACGTATAATTTAGTTTAGCTCaactatataaattattaatttacaaGTAATACTTAATGAGGTGGATCACGTACGCTTTACATTGcgtaattaaaaagaattatactTTATTAGGTTTTGcgagatttatttatttttcagtaATTACCTTACGAAATTGTACATGTACATATATGTCGATCCGAGAATAGTAAtgatcaaaaaaaataatttaagatttaatCGACTGTATATGCAATGCATAAAGAAATATCACGAAATATACAAGTAGCATTTACcataagattattttttattatctttaattcatCCTTAATTTAATGTCTCACTAATTAATAGAGATTAATACTAAATAAATTGGTATGGATAAAAATCTcttttgatttgttaaaatagaCAAGTTAATAAAAGAAAGGAAGAAATATTGACAAAGTTATCTCGATTTTGAGATGATATAAACGAATCAATCTACATTTTATTTCGATATTATTGTTCCTTGTCCCAATACCAAACGAAAGATCATTTTTTTGGCTAAACAGATAGGGTTGGCAGTGCTCCATCTTTTGTGGGTTAATCTGTTAACTGTCTCTCACGTGAAACTATTGCAGGTTTACAGAATGAGGGACTGGAATAGATCACCACCACCCCCTATATtaaagcatacaattaagctcACATGCCCATGTTAGTAGCCTAGCCTGTCACAATCCTATTCTTTATGAGAATAAAGTTACATCATCAACTCATATGAACTTTGCTTTCATCTTTAAGCAATCACAGCCAACTAtggaggaaaaaaagaaatagaatctAGAAAAGTATAAAGCTGGCCAAATCATTTGCCAATTGGGAAAAAAGCAACTATGGGCTCAATATTTTCTCATCtaaatacaaaaatgaaatgttaaaagagaaaaacaaagttgttaAAGTAACAGTCATAGATATCATCACAGTAGTAGAGAAGCTCAGTTCAAAAGGAAAAatcgaaaagaaaaaataacgcAACAATGTGGGGGAGTAGAGGGGCAAATAGAACAAGCATCTTTTTAGCCTCTCCTAGTTGATGTTACAATACCCTCCTAAGGGCTATATTAGTATCCTAAGGGCCTTTGGGGGCATCATCTCCAGGCAGGTCATCTTCATCATGGTAGATGTTTTCAGCCATCTGCCAGATTTGTAGTATATTATCCTCGGCAACACTAGCAACGACCCAATCTTCACATGGGTTCCATGAGAAGTCTGAAATTTTACTTGTGTGGCCACCATGAATAAAGAGCAACTCTGGTGGTCCATCTTCCGCATCTTCTGGAGTTTGTTCCTCGTCGATcctaaatcaaattttaaaaaagtgaaatcTCAGGTTTACTGCAGCCTGCAGATCTTAAAGGGAACATTATATATAAAACCTCTAGTGATTTCTGTGAATCATCTAAAATAAATCCCATGTAACGCCAGATGTGGCATTCAAGCGTAGATGTTAAATGTATCACTGAGCAGAAATGGCCTTTTTTGACACAAGAAAATATCACTGGTTAAAACTGAAGTTCCTTTTAAAGTACATGATTTCAAATCCTTAACGCAATGATATCTCTAATGTCAAAGTCCAACTTCAATACACAAGTTGTCACAAAGGAGAAACAATGGATTGATACCACCAAAACAATTCAGTGAATAAGTGCAATCCCAGATACTGAGACTTGGATCAGAAACTCAGATTCGGACCACATGATAATATAATTGTACATCTGGATTATCATGTGCACAAATCAACATGGAACTTCAATTCTACACATGCCAAAACTCAGTAGAGCATATGACGTAGTCATTTTCACATGCTAGGACAATTCAGTACAATATTGACTCGAGCACACAACAGAATGAGCCTATTTCAGAGTTCCAAATCACATGTTGAGTGAGATGACAAAGTTGCAACCTATAAAGGAAGTGCCAAAATACTAATCTAGGACTAAAAGGTGTTTTTCCAAATAAATGGGCAGTAGCAAACAATGAAATGGGATAGTTTTCTAAGGAGTACAGGGATTGACGCCATGTGGGAGAAGAGGGAAGGAATAGAGATGATAGATCACAACTCTAGGTGAACTATAGCTGGCAAGATAAGGCAGGTGTTAACTTATAGATggaataattaaaattcaaaacatcaaAGAGCAAGATAGAATAAAAGCACCCACTGGACCGACAGAACATTCACTCTGATATTATGAAAATACTAGTAAGGATAGTTGGAAGAGTAACCTGCTGAGATCCCAAACCATGAGTCTCCTACCAAGGCAACAAGAAGCTAAAATGGTTTCATTCTTTGGATTCCACCCAACCTGGAAAACTTCCTCCCTGCAGAAAAGTTGCAAGGAAATTAATGATAAGCAACTGTAAATACAGATGAACAAGCTTCTATTATACTATTTAACACGAATGATGACGGAGCCAACATTTTCCTCAAAAGTATATGTAAGGAAGACATCTTACTTGTGACAATCCAAAGTATGAAGTGCAGTAGAAATCTTGCGTAGATCAAATAATTTAACTGTCTTGTCTGTAGACCCCGTTGCTACAACCCATTCATTAAAGGGGTTGAAAGCTAAGCAGTTAACCTGATCAAAAGAGAAAGGAGGTCAATCATGTACAATCATCAACACAAGACTGCTTGTTCACAAAAAATCTAGATAACTGCATTCAGAAATGTTTTTCATAATAGGCCATGTGCAGTAATGATCATCCTTCTATGATATTGTACATTTAATAATCAGCAGAGAGTATGGAAGGCAGGATCTTCTCCTTAAACCATTTAAAACGAAACAGAAATTCATCCAGACATGAGCATCACATTATAGTTTACACACACAGCAATCACTTGTTTGCACATCCAATAATGTAAACCCacgaaaatgaaaagaaaaaaaagtacagGTAAAAATTGGGAAACACTAATTCTAGTTTCaagaaaaactataattattttgtaaGCACAAGATCCTCACATTTCTGTGCAAGAAAATCAAAAGACTGCCAACAATGTTAAGAAGACATATCTGAGTGGTTCTTACACCAGTCAAAAGGGAAGCATTATTAACTACATAAACGTGGAAAAGTCCAGCTAAGAAGTCTAAGCCGCACCTCACTTTGATGTGCAACTACAGATTGTATAGGCTTGGTCACTGATGGAGTTCGCAGATCCCATACGTGCAAATACTGATCATCCCCAACAGAGCCAAATAAATACTCATGCCTCAGATGCCAAGCTACATCCTCAACAACACCTTCATGAACCTacacattttaaatattagaaTAAACCAACAACAGCTGACAAAAGCTTAATGAGAAAATAATACGAGAGACAAGATTCTTGTCCATGCTAGGTAGACTGAAGCTTCAGACAGCAAATAGTAGAGAAGATGATACCAAAAATATCCTTTGAGACAAAAGTTGGGACACTATTGAAGTTACAGTTTAACTTTGTAAcatgatattaataaagagaACTCATGCTATTCTGCTTCGCTTGATCTTTTTTTACTTCGAGGTGCCTGGGGGTGTTTGCTGGAAGGGAAAGCATACAAGTTCTTCTCCAATTATCAATTATGGTTATTTGCACAAGATAAAACTACAAGTAGTAAGTGGGTGCAACAAATTGATAATCTATGCAGTGTAACATGGCAATATCTATCCTCTGCAGACTCGTCAGAAAAAAAAACACGAGGCAAACCTTAAATATCTGCATAGCCTCTAGAGCCTTATTTTTGGGAGTGGCATTAATGTCCCATAAACATATATGTGAGTCATCTGAACCACTCAATAGATGACCCTGCTTAAATTGACTCCAAGACAAACCATACCCCTCTGTACTGTGGCCTCTTAACCTCAAATCTGGATTGCATGCACCATCTAGAGGAGGCTTAGATGGATGTTTACTGTAGTCAAAAACATATACTTCAGCACTAACTGTCTTAGTTGCAATGATAAATGGGTTTTGGGGCATATATCGAGCCCGATTAACCTCTCCATCGTGATTTATTTGCTGGATTATTTGTACCTGaaagagaaatatttatcattatacATAAGCCACTCAATGTTGAAACAGAGACAAGAAATTCACTCTGATATTATGGGAAATAATAGTACAGCAAAAAGATATCAGAGTAAGGCCTTCAAGTGATAATTGGAACTGACAGACCATTTTTAAAACCTTTTTAGAGAATAAGATTTTACAGTTCCATGCCCTCATCATAAATAGAAGAATTCATTATCAATTTATCACTGACTCTATGTGGATAGTACCTTTGATATCTGTGACATCAATCTACACTAAAAGGTGATAGTCATAAGTGGTATTCTCATAAGCTTTTTAAAGTTCTAGCTGACTATTCAAAACTTCATCAGTTTTCTCCTGCAGCAATGTTGCTTCCAATCATCTTCACATTCAAATGAGTGGAGCAACTAAACCATTAGTTTTAGAACGCTAGCCGAATCAGGAAGCATTGGCTTTGTTACAACCCATTTCACCTAAGCTACCAGCAAATCACTACTGATTTGGGGTCCAAGCATCATTAttcatatatgatataaaaGCCTCAAGTGCCCTTTATGAAGAGAACCTTTCAACAATATCAGGACAGAGAAAGAAGCAGAGGAATAATAAAAACTACAACAACGcataaaatttcaataagaaaatgtcAGTCAAAGAGTTCACTCTGCCCAAAGGGATTGACCTATTAGGTGCCCTTATTTGGTGTGGTGGTGGGTCAGAA is part of the Solanum lycopersicum chromosome 1, SLM_r2.1 genome and harbors:
- the LOC101262665 gene encoding uncharacterized protein isoform X2 is translated as MAKGTTGRRRNGSRRCRATPYPLPSADHSELVHQKKCSKIFEKKDWEDATCSVCMEYPHNAVLLLCSSHDKGCRPYMCGTSLRYSNCLDQYKKAYTKAILPDNNQPVQGATDPPTAEPFSTWPSEKSEVSEVACPLCRGQVKGWTVVEPAREYLNLKKRSCMQDDCSFVGSYKEIRKHVKAEHPCARPREVDPLLEQKWTRLERERERDDVISTITSSMPGAVVFGDYVIEGSHYGFDSDDEEGFDANEMMNENEGFGMGIDRNLMNVFLFLQAFGSAGNIGSNRVMRRHEREISDTLDIGAGGVDRNLPIGGFEYSDDDSENSGGDNDDSGMSLVGRLRREGRVLLGRSGRRRRRREANAD
- the LOC101262665 gene encoding uncharacterized protein isoform X4, with the protein product MAKGTTGRRRNGSRRCRATPYPLPSADHSELVHQKKCSKIFEKKDWEDATCSVCMEYPHNAVLLLCSSHDKGCRPYMCGTSLRYSNCLDQYKKAYTKAILPDNNQPVQGATDPPTAEPFSTWPSEKSEVSEVACPLCRGQVKGWTVVEPAREYLNLKKRSCMQDDCSFVGSYKEIRKHVKAEHPCARPREAFGSAGNIGSNRVMRRHEREISDTLDIGAGGVDRNLPIGGFEYSDDDSENSGGDNDDSGMSLVGRLRREGRVLLGRSGRRRRRREANAD
- the LOC101262665 gene encoding uncharacterized protein isoform X1, which gives rise to MAKGTTGRRRNGSRRCRATPYPLPSADHSELVHQKKCSKIFEKKDWEDATCSVCMEYPHNAVLLLCSSHDKGCRPYMCGTSLRYSNCLDQYKKAYTKAILPDNNQPVQGATDPPTAEPFSTWPSEKSEVSEVACPLCRGQVKGWTVVEPAREYLNLKKRSCMQDDCSFVGSYKEIRKHVKAEHPCARPREVDPLLEQKWTRLERERERDDVISTITSSMPGAVVFGDYVIEGSHYGFDSDDEEGFDANEMMNENEGFGMGIDRNLMNVFLFLQAFGSAGNIGSNRVMRRHEREISDTLDIGAGGVDRNLPIGGFEYSDDDSENSGGDNDDSGMSLVGRLRREGRVLLGRSGRRRRRREANAGRR
- the LOC101262665 gene encoding uncharacterized protein isoform X3, with the protein product MAKGTTGRRRNGSRRCRATPYPLPSADHSELVHQKKCSKIFEKKDWEDATCSVCMEYPHNAVLLLCSSHDKGCRPYMCGTSLRYSNCLDQYKKAYTKAILPDNNQPVQGATDPPTAEPFSTWPSEKSEVSEVACPLCRGQVKGWTVVEPAREYLNLKKRSCMQDDCSFVGSYKEIRKHVKAEHPCARPREAFGSAGNIGSNRVMRRHEREISDTLDIGAGGVDRNLPIGGFEYSDDDSENSGGDNDDSGMSLVGRLRREGRVLLGRSGRRRRRREANAGRR
- the MSI1 gene encoding WD-40 repeat-containing protein MSI1, with amino-acid sequence MGKDEDEMRGEIEERLINEEYKIWKKNTPFLYDLVITHALEWPSLTVEWLPDREEPSGKDYSVQKMILGTHTSENEPNYLMLAQVQLPLEDAENDARHYDDDRSEFGGFGCANGKVQIIQQINHDGEVNRARYMPQNPFIIATKTVSAEVYVFDYSKHPSKPPLDGACNPDLRLRGHSTEGYGLSWSQFKQGHLLSGSDDSHICLWDINATPKNKALEAMQIFKVHEGVVEDVAWHLRHEYLFGSVGDDQYLHVWDLRTPSVTKPIQSVVAHQSEVNCLAFNPFNEWVVATGSTDKTVKLFDLRKISTALHTLDCHKEEVFQVGWNPKNETILASCCLGRRLMVWDLSRIDEEQTPEDAEDGPPELLFIHGGHTSKISDFSWNPCEDWVVASVAEDNILQIWQMAENIYHDEDDLPGDDAPKGP